From Salvelinus sp. IW2-2015 linkage group LG2, ASM291031v2, whole genome shotgun sequence, one genomic window encodes:
- the cmklr2 gene encoding chemerin-like receptor 2: MEESSQDYDNYTYDYLEYGDLEEEKVKGGYSQKEAMHIISVIIYSISFVLGVTGNGIVIWVTAFKSKRTVNSIWLLNMAIADFVFVLFLPFSIDYVLRDFHWSFGLVMCKLNSFVSVMNMYASVLFLMILSLDRYVSLVHLSWSQRSRTIRRAWIVCGCVWGVSALLSHPTLIFRDTMHIHGRVVCFNNFNVQDGHTAAMIHITLVAVRTAVGFLLPFSAICVTGILLAIKVHQSEDSVRLSSFSKTVSAVILAFFFCWAPFHTFSLMELSMHSSMFLHTVLKTGFPLATSLAFFNSCVNPLLYMLVGKKVRQLLKRSCLDITKSYLRELSQSISATESVTVADISPSDIPPPEEPTESSTV, encoded by the coding sequence ATGGAAGAGTCCTCGCAAGACTATGACAATTACACCTACGATTATCTGGAGTATGGAGACTTGGAAGAAGAAAAGGTCAAAGGTGGATACTCTCAGAAGGAGGCTATGCACATCATATCAGTTATCATATATAGTATTTCCTTCGTGCTCGGTGTCACTGGAAATGGAATAGTCATATGGGTGACGGCATTTAAAAGCAAACGGACAGTGAACAGTATATGGTTGCTGAACATGGCTATCGCAGACTTTGTGTTTGTGCTCTTTTTGCCCTTCTCCATCGACTACGTTCTTCGAGACTTCCACTGGTCCTTTGGGCTGGTCATGTGTAAACTCAACTCGTTTGTGTCTGTGATGAACATGTACGCCAGTGTGCTCTTCCTCATGATTCTCAGTCTAGACAGGTATGTCTCATTGGTCCACCTTAGCTGGTCTCAGAGGAGTCGCACTATACGGCGAGCCTGGATCgtatgtggctgtgtgtggggggtgtctGCTCTACTGAGCCACCCTACTCTGATATTCCGTGACACTATGCACATACATGGCAGGGTGGTGTGCTTCAACAACTTCAATGTCCAGGATGGACATACAGCTGCTATGATACATATCACGCTGGTGGCCGTTCGTACAGCAGTGGGCTTCTTACTGCCCTTCAGTGCCATCTGTGTGACTGGAATTCTCCTGGCAATCAAAGTCCACCAGTCTGAAGATTCTGTGCGCCTATCCAGCTTCTCTAAAACAGTTTCCGCTGTCATTCTGGCCTTCTTTTTTTGCTGGGCACCGTTCCATACCTTTAGTTTAATGGAGCTTTCCATGCACTCTTCAATGTTTCTACATACTGTTCTGAAGACAGGCTTTCCTCTTGCTACTAGCTTAGCCTTTTTCAACAGCTGTGTCAACCCTCTCCTCTACATGTTGGTGGGCAAGAAGGTTCGCCAGCTCCTGAAGCGCTCGTGTCTGGACATCACAAAGAGTTATCTGCGGGAGCTCAGCCAGTCCATCTCTGCAACTGAATCGGTGACTGTAGCAGACATCAGTCCTTCAGACATCCCTCCACCAGAGGAGCCCACAGAATCATCAACTGTATGA